The Anabas testudineus chromosome 14, fAnaTes1.2, whole genome shotgun sequence genome includes a region encoding these proteins:
- the LOC117152952 gene encoding adhesion G-protein coupled receptor G6-like, giving the protein MLGGNEAYPIWSEPTEELLGLGEDSVMLWVFVVVLMQIRHMRVNSPAGTRSGLMHDLKGVASITLLLGLTWTVGFFTWGPARVVLLYMFSGLNSLQGLFIFLFHCLMKENVRKQWRIHLCVGPFRLDEYSEWSNSNSVGVVPKPRSHPPRASAASVPSVRSVKSSSTDSTSASSDSSHRDSSCKRPNLGLFVNSLVLPRAQCNPSGTGALPSQRGMNPTPGWRNHLLSQQEQI; this is encoded by the exons ATGCTTGGGGGAAATGAAGCTTATCCCATCTGGTCTGAGCCAACAGAAGAGCTACTGGGGCTCGGAGAAGATAGTGTGATGCTTTGG GTTTTTGTGGTGGTTCTGATGCAGATTCGCCACATGCGAGTCAACAGTCCAGCCGGGACACGTAGTGGACTGATGCATGACCTGAAGGGAGTTGCCAGTATCACCTTGCTGCTTGGACTGACGTGGACTGTTGGCTTCTTTACCTGGGGGCCAGCCAGAGTAGTTCTGCTGTACATGTTCTCTGGACTCAACAGCCTCCAAG gacttttcattttcctcttccaCTGTCTGATGAAGGAGAATGTCAGGAAGCAGTGGAGGATCCACCTGTGTGTTGGCCCTTTTCGACTTGACGAGTACTCTG AGTGGAGCAACTCGAATTCAGTCGGAGTGGTACCAAAACCCAGATCACATCCTCCCCgagcatcagcagcatcagtacCTTCAGTCCGGTCGGTCAAGTCCAGCTCCACAGACAGCACCTCAGCTTCCTCCGACTCAAGCCACAGAGACTCATCTTGTAAGAGACCAAACCTGG GCCTTTTTGTGAATTCCCTGGTTCTGCCTCGAGCCCAGTGCAACCCCTCAGGTACAGGAGCTCTGCCTTCCCAGAGGGGTATGAACCCAACACCTGGCTGGAGGAACCACTTGCTAAGCCAGcaagaacaaatataa